From Haemorhous mexicanus isolate bHaeMex1 chromosome 1, bHaeMex1.pri, whole genome shotgun sequence, one genomic window encodes:
- the MED10 gene encoding mediator of RNA polymerase II transcription subunit 10 isoform X1, translating into MAEKFDSLEEHLEKFVENIRQLGIIVSDFQPSSQTGLNQKLNFMVTGLQDIDKCRQQLHDISVPLEVFEYIDQGRNPQLYTKECLERALAKNEQVKGKIDTMKKFKSLLIQELTKVFPEDMAKYKAIRGEDPPP; encoded by the exons ATGGCGGAGAAGTTCGACTCCCTGGAGGAGCACCTGGAGAAGTTCGTGGAGAACATCAGGCAGCTCGGCATCATCGTCAGCGACTTCCAGCCCAGCAGTCAGACGGGGCTCAATCAGAAATT GAATTTCATGGTGACGGGCTTGCAGGATATCGACAAATGCCGGCAGCAGCTTCACGATATCAGCGTGCCCTTGGAGGTTTTTGA GTACATCGATCAAGGCCGCAACCCTCAGCTTTACACTAAAGAGTGTCTGGAGAGAGCTTTGGCTAAAAATGAgcaagtgaaaggaaaaattgaTACTATGAAG aaaTTTAAAAGCCTGTTAATTCAAGAACTGACAAAGGTGTTCCCAGAAGATATGGCGAAGTACAAAGCTATTAGAGGAGAAGATCCTCCTCCTTAA